In the Epinephelus fuscoguttatus linkage group LG10, E.fuscoguttatus.final_Chr_v1 genome, TGCTTTACAACTTAATAATTTAGCAATAATAATACTAcctgaaatatttattaatatagcattttataaagacaaacaaacaacaagttTGGAAGTTTGTTGCTTGTTACTCGCACCAACTAGATCCTCATTTATTCTTTTTGAATGTGTAGAATATCCACGTTTAAAGCAATTGTGGATTGAGTCAGTGATCGCAAGGTGTTAAGAACTTTGAGTAAGTCAGGCTGCAGTATCTACAGGTTGTGGATCTCATAAAAACCACAACTACGAACATGCTGTTAATACACGTGCACCATAAACCACCAATTACGTGTCGAATGTGTGAGAAGCAACTATCCTACTTCCTACATTTCACACCAGAAGCTGTGCAAGCATACTGGACCATTTCAACACCGCAAGAATATGTGatgacccaaaaaaaaaaaaaggcccacACAATCTGTGACTCACACAATCTGGGTTTCCGAAAGGACAATGTGGCCAAGTGAAAAAACGGCTCTGATGATATCACAGGAAAGAGGAACAAGGTCAGTTGGAGAAAGGCCAGCCAGATGACAGGACAGGACACACTCTCTcttacacacgcacacatacacacaaacacccacacccCGTGCATAAACAGACGTCCATTTTCTCATTGTAAACAACTGAGTCCATTTGACTCGAATATTTAGTGCACACCACCATTTATACAGCCACATTAAGACTACAGAAAGAGGAGAATTTGTTTCACATATTTGTGCTCAGTGGCACTGATTGGTTGCAGGTCTTGAGCAATAATGTTGGCAATGCGGagcgttttttccagtttagTTTCTGTCAGATTTCTAAGGAGTGTGTTCAATGCAGGCATTCTACTTTGGCTAAGTCCATCTTGTGTATGTAGAAACAGCTGGATGTTTTATTGCTGTATGGCAGCTCTTTTCCACAAATCATGCCTGAGAGagggtttattttgttttgtcaagACATCATCTGCTCTCTGGTGCAAACAGTACCGTCAGCCACTTCATCATTTTGACATTCATAGTTagccaaaatgtgttttactaAAGTGTTcatggtaaaataaaataaaaaaaaccatcaaTGTTTACCCTCActcacaaatgtttcagaaatgtgtttttaaagcccTTCAACTGTTTCTTACCTGAGTTGCGTGAAGGTGGAGGGGCCATCGAAGTTGAGTAGCCGCCATTTGAATGGCTGTCTTCTCCAAAGTCAAAGATAGGTTTGGGTTTAGGTGTGTATTCACGTCTTGGTCGAGACTGAGCATCATTCATCCTATTCAAAAAGATAAGTTCTACATTTCAAAACTTCCACAATAATTACAAACTAATGTTAGAAGTTACTGTGACTGAACCAGAAGGAGAAAAGCTCCAATCAGAAAGCTGCACAGTTAGATACACCACACAGTATGCTATTAGTGCATGTCTGGTCTCATTACTGCACCTGTCTCTGAGTTTGTCAGACAGCTCCTCCAGCACCTGTACAGCCTGTCTGTGGTACTGCAGCTGGGACTCCACCAGGGATGAGAGCTGGCTCACCTGCtctatctacacacacacacacacacacacacacacacacacacacacacacaaacacagaagatGTTACTTTGCTTAAGTTCTTGCCAATCCAATGGATAAACAGTTCAATATTCTGCACTATAAATAACACCGTTTGTAAAAACCCCAGTGACAGCATGTGGGCATATACTGCACCTTAGGGATTCACGATCATGAAGCTAATGTGTggtaaataattaatattagtTTGACAACATAATCTTTACTCATGGTCCACTTTCTCTGAAACATTTAACCTCAACTGATTCTAGTGAGTAGACCCTAATTTAGATTATTTTGTCTAAGCACTATACCCAACATCAGAAATGATCTGTCCCGCTCAAATTTACAGATACATAGTGTTTAAATGATCATAGGGAACAACctaaaaagaggctggatctaCAGAACTAACAAGAAATGTGGAACAGATGCACTTCCTCCAGGTAACACTAGTCATATTTACACTGTTAACCTGTCTTCAGCATTATAACTAAACAACAAAAGGCTGTGCTGTCAtataacaaaacacacaattcaACATAAATCTAGATGAAGTCCAACGTGCACCCTAAGCTGTTTTGTTCTCTATGCCTCTTCACCTACAGGTGTGCACACCTGCAGTTACAGGGCAAACAAATGCTTTAATTTCAAAACCCAAAATCAAACAGTTATTAAATGGAAACTGCTATTTAAAGACGTGTTTATCTCGAGTGTGAGTGTTGGCTGAACACCTTTACAGGTGTAACTATTGCCGTGTTTGTCCTATGGGTGTGTATTTAACAGCAGAAAAGTGGAGCTCATTGTAGGTCCACAACAAAGCACTCATgaaatgtttcacatgatatggCAGCACCAATTAATGTCACAAGACAGCCCAGGCTGAAAATAATTGTGGTTACCATTTGAAATGTTGTCTTTGATATGCTTTAATGGGGGctttttttattactgtaagGACATACAGCAATATAAAGTATAGTAAAGATTATTGGTGCTTGAAAGGCTGTATTTTTAGTAtgtgtatttaatgtatttaatgtatttaagtGTTCTGTGTTCAAAGCTATATGCTAAGACCCCTAACTTTTGGATGTAATTACCCCTTTCATTTTAAAGATGGACTGCACAATGCTGATGCTTCGgaggacagacacacatacaatgCACTGAACAGTAACAAATCAGTCCTCACGTCAGTCTCCAGCAGGTTGTACATGCTCGTCTCAGCCACTTCCTTTGACTCGTGAAACTTCTCCAGGGCCTGTCGAAGCTCCTCGTCTGGAATCTTACCCTGACGCTTTTTCTTATAATCATAGTCCAAGCGACGGCCTTCCAGCTTCTTCAGGTGATGCTGAGGTGGTAAACATTGTTGGTTACGGAGGTGGCACGGAAGTGatcaccatcttgttttaaatttaacataatttgaagaaattatcTTGTCGATGTACCTGAATCTCTCTGAGGTCCTTGTCACAGAGCCCTTGCAGTGGATCGATAAAGTTCTGTTTAACATCGATATCTAGAGAGTCTTTGACTTCTGCCAATCTTTTCATGGCCTCTCCAACATCCACTAGCGCGCCGCCTGAGCCACACAGACAGAGATTGATAGTTTTGTGATATAGTAGATTTATAGTGTTGTACCAAAGAATCATATCTCCATCAGAACACACATAAAGTAACAGATAGTatctaataaaaacacacagagacacaaacacaatactTTAAACAGTCAAAGCATTTGGGTGCAGTCTATCAGTCAGCAtaccacacatacacaaccaTGTACAACCAAAAACCCATAATAACAAACTCCAACATTTCTGTGCCAGGAGTTTATGgtctctctccacacacacacatatcttaCCAAAGTTAGTGTCCTCTCCGAGGTCCCGTCCATACTTGCTCATACATTCCCCAAGCAACCCCTCGGCCTGAGGGTAGCCTGGGTTCTTCACCTGACCGCGGATCTTAGACATGGTGTTCAACATGGACAGTTTGGCCCGTGATGCTACAAAGGGGAATTAAAATAAGTGTCATCAGTCATCAGAACAGTTCAAACTGTTCCAATAAATACACTAAAAGTGGTTTTCTTCTCACCTGGGTTGGGCTGAAGGTACTCTGATGTTTTGGAAATTACCTCCACTACTGCTTTACTGGTCACATCTACTTTCTACAAAACAcagcacgtacacacacacataagtcAGTGTACAACAGAGCTGCTGTAATCACACAACTAAATGACAGGCAAATGAGGTGCGTGGTTAAACCATCTGTTAACCACTGCCTGCTTATTGGTATATACACATGAACTACTTTAAAAGTACAGTGAGTTATTTTTCTTCCCATGAATTTTGCATACAGTGCATACTATAGTGACAAGGGCCACTACATGCTGGTGTGACTAAGCCTGAAAGCGG is a window encoding:
- the sh3gl1b gene encoding SH3-domain GRB2-like 1b, which translates into the protein MSVAGLKKQFYKASQMVSEKVGGAEGTKLDDDFRDLERKVDVTSKAVVEVISKTSEYLQPNPASRAKLSMLNTMSKIRGQVKNPGYPQAEGLLGECMSKYGRDLGEDTNFGGALVDVGEAMKRLAEVKDSLDIDVKQNFIDPLQGLCDKDLREIQHHLKKLEGRRLDYDYKKKRQGKIPDEELRQALEKFHESKEVAETSMYNLLETDIEQVSQLSSLVESQLQYHRQAVQVLEELSDKLRDRMNDAQSRPRREYTPKPKPIFDFGEDSHSNGGYSTSMAPPPSRNSAPEQPSCKALYDFEPENEGELGFREGDIITLTNQIDENWYEGMLNSQSGFFPLNYVEVLVPLPH